From Triticum aestivum cultivar Chinese Spring chromosome 4A, IWGSC CS RefSeq v2.1, whole genome shotgun sequence, a single genomic window includes:
- the LOC123086816 gene encoding ATP-dependent (S)-NAD(P)H-hydrate dehydratase — translation MSLSMGACPHAWRHHLHHRGRMWAASPAFRRQLVLLRSLAPTTCAYGGRASSSSLRPHAMSAAAGPVYEADAEAVVRRITPPLDRARHKGQAGKIAIIGGCREYTGAPYFAAISALKVGADLSHVFCTKDAATVIKSYSPELIVHPILEESYSVRDDERESVSSSILTEVIKWMERFDCIVVGPGLGRDSFLMDCISNIMRHARQANIPTVVDGDGLFLITNNIGLVEDNSLAILTPNVYEYKRLVQKVLNCEVNEENASEQLTALCQKIGGVTIMRKGKADVISDGKKVTQVSTFGSPRRCGGQGDILSGSVAVFSSWARHFLLSNKQPKETSVNPMVLGCIAGSLLLRKAAALAFEKNKRSTVTTDIIEFLGQSLEDICPAGW, via the exons ATGAGCCTGTCAATGGGCGCGTGCCCCCACGCGTGGCGGCACCACCTACACCACCGCGGCCGCATGTGGGCCGCCTCCCCGGCCTTCCGCAGGCAGCTCGTCCTGCTCCGCTCTCTCGCGCCCACCACCTGCGCATACGGCGGCCGCGCCTCCTCGAGCTCTCTTCGTCCCCACGCGATGTCGGCGGCGGCCGGGCCGGTGTACGAGGCGGACGCGGAGGCGGTGGTCCGGCGAATCACGCCGCCGCTCGACCGCGCAAGGCACAAGGGTCAGGCAG GGAAGATAGCAATAATTGGTGGATGTCGCGAGTACACTGGTGCTCCTTATTTTGCCGCTATCTCTGCATTGAAAGTT GGTGCAGATCTCTCACATGTTTTCTGCACAAAAGATGCTGCAACAGTAATCAAGAGCTATAGCCCTGAGTTGATTGTGCATCCAATATTAGAGGAGTCCTACAGCGTAAG GGATGATGAAAGAGAATCTGTTTCTTCTAGCATTCTCACTGAAGTTATAAAGTGGATGGAGCGCTTTGATTGCATTGTTGTTGGCCCCGGCCTTGGAAGGGACTCATTTCTTATG GATTGTATCAGTAATATCATGAGGCATGCACGACAGGCTAATATCCCAACTGTTGTGGATGGG GATGGCCTTTTCCTTATAACCAATAACATTGGTCTTGTTGAAGACAACTCACTTGCCATCTTAACACCAAATGTATACGAGTACAAGCGTCTTGTGCAGAAGGTTCTTAACTGTGAAGTAAATGAGGAAAATGCTTCTGAGCAACTGACTGCACTTTGCCAAAA aATTGGTGGTGTAACCATCATGAGGAAAGGAAAAGCAGATGTAATTAGTGACGGTAAAAAAG TCACACAAGTGAGTACCTTTGGTTCTCCAAGGCGATGTGGTGGTCAAGGCGACATTCTCTCTGGAAG CGTGGCAGTATTTTCATCATGGGCACGGCACTTTCTCTTGTCAAATAAGCAACCTAAAGAGACTAG TGTGAATCCTATGGTTCTTGGGTGCATAGCTGGCTCTCTATTGCTCAGAAAAGCTGCGGCGCTTGCATTTGAGAAGAACAAGAGATCAACTGTCACTACTGACATCATTGAGTTCTTGGGCCAAAG CTTGGAAGATATCTGCCCTGCTGGGTGGTAG